In the Colwellia sp. 20A7 genome, one interval contains:
- a CDS encoding tyrosine-type recombinase/integrase: protein MSKSQKKVNEEDFRLIEIEVDTLAKIKYTTQVNEDTCKVVLSPTLELSKLKSRHKKTKIILAPDGTIIYPQSLYLVSRLSGQGKIKDTSSIAKALLAYSRFLDSTHSEKIDDNGDIIPPEYLTYKSLSKHEEEGAPWRFAEFLLLNTRHRSSKGNEALALSTAKSYMNSVIGFYKWLQRLSYIKNDNNNIVTHFSKITMGNNYERTQHDILAHIKSKKPREVDMSNIMQIFPRADSTPSYKKLKPMTLDHYSLFDQYINYLPVPFSLMFRLAIKTGTRIDELCHFPAHQLGNINASGLDVIPVQITVTKFNKPRIIEVPVDIYEELEIYKFSKKRMSNTSKRDNLIGSENIDSYDYLFLSNKGRLYSEKTLEKHFSNLRKSIINIDSSWYYKIHDLRSTYATNWLRNEASEREVGYDFLMSELASLMGHESTATTEKYVKLMNEDTSQRSAAKRKNNKINGGW, encoded by the coding sequence ATGTCTAAAAGCCAAAAAAAAGTAAACGAGGAAGATTTTAGATTAATAGAAATAGAAGTTGATACCCTAGCTAAAATCAAATATACAACACAAGTAAATGAAGACACATGTAAAGTTGTCTTATCCCCTACTCTTGAACTCTCAAAACTTAAATCACGCCATAAAAAAACCAAAATCATTTTAGCTCCTGATGGCACCATCATTTATCCACAATCACTTTATCTCGTATCAAGGTTAAGTGGTCAAGGGAAGATAAAAGATACTAGTAGTATTGCCAAAGCACTGTTAGCTTATTCTCGCTTTCTTGATAGTACCCATTCCGAGAAAATTGATGATAATGGCGATATAATACCACCTGAATATCTTACTTATAAAAGTTTGAGCAAACACGAAGAAGAAGGTGCACCATGGCGCTTCGCAGAATTCTTACTTTTAAATACTCGTCATAGAAGCTCAAAAGGAAATGAAGCTTTGGCTCTCAGTACAGCAAAAAGTTATATGAACTCGGTGATTGGTTTTTATAAATGGCTGCAAAGGCTCAGCTATATCAAAAATGATAATAACAATATCGTCACGCATTTCTCAAAAATAACTATGGGTAATAATTATGAAAGAACTCAACATGACATATTAGCGCATATAAAATCGAAGAAGCCTCGTGAAGTTGATATGTCTAACATTATGCAAATATTCCCACGTGCTGATTCAACACCTTCCTATAAAAAACTTAAACCGATGACTCTTGATCATTATTCCTTATTTGATCAATATATTAATTACTTACCAGTTCCATTTTCATTAATGTTTAGGCTTGCCATCAAAACAGGTACTCGTATCGATGAGTTATGCCATTTTCCAGCACACCAACTAGGTAACATAAATGCTTCAGGATTAGATGTTATCCCAGTCCAGATCACAGTAACCAAATTTAATAAGCCTCGAATAATAGAAGTACCCGTAGATATTTATGAAGAACTTGAAATTTACAAGTTTAGTAAGAAGCGAATGAGTAATACATCTAAGCGCGATAACCTAATTGGTTCAGAAAATATAGACAGTTATGATTACCTTTTCCTATCGAACAAAGGCAGGTTATATTCAGAAAAAACACTTGAAAAACATTTTAGCAATTTACGTAAATCTATCATAAATATTGATTCCTCATGGTATTACAAAATTCATGATTTACGTTCTACATATGCGACTAACTGGTTACGAAATGAAGCATCAGAGCGAGAAGTAGGTTATGACTTCTTAATGAGTGAGCTTGCTAGCTTGATGGGCCATGAAAGTACCGCAACTACAGAGAAGTACGTAAAACTCATGAATGAAGATACTTCACAACGCTCCGCAGCCAAGCGTAAAAACAATAAAATTAATGGTGGGTGGTAG
- a CDS encoding IS66 family transposase, which translates to MSKPFTDIDGKALEALIERVNEAKENNLALSPEDYQLLLDALLTLATTQTRLANHDVTVHKLRKLLGIEKSSEKLGSVLKQTKASSGKKNKKRSNDNGEGFTPVKPTIIVHGLVDVNKGDTCVECLTGKVYKTEPGSLLRITGQSPFKPEQHVMERLRCNTCGAYFTAPLPDDVLTDGLSTQKYGYSARSLMAIYKYFAGLPFYRQSSIQKLLGVKITASTVFDQVELVCNAIYPVYQLLFNLAADGKHYYLDDTTNRILDAKSVIKKARNSEKVITRTGVYTSGVIATLADNRHIVLFETNIGHAGEFIDSILHKRSQSCAKPLIMSDALASNRPTVREAITSLCNSHARRQFVDVINHFPIEVEHVLKRYGEIWVNDDYTKEEKLTPSARLAYHQTHSAPIMEAIKLWGETHLANETVEENSGLGKAIRYFIKHYVGLSYFCSTEGVKIDNNRIEAMLKIVVRDRKNAMFHKTLLGATIGDVITSVIATASEAGINVFDYFTTLQREKEQVKKTPEDYLPWNYLAKNSIT; encoded by the coding sequence GTGAGCAAACCTTTTACCGACATTGATGGCAAAGCCCTTGAAGCGCTGATAGAGCGCGTGAACGAGGCCAAAGAAAACAATCTGGCCTTAAGCCCAGAGGATTATCAGTTATTACTTGATGCGTTATTGACCTTAGCCACCACGCAAACCCGCTTAGCGAATCATGATGTTACCGTGCATAAACTGCGAAAATTGTTAGGTATTGAAAAATCATCTGAAAAACTAGGCTCGGTGCTTAAGCAAACTAAAGCGTCATCGGGCAAGAAAAATAAAAAGCGTAGCAACGATAATGGTGAAGGTTTCACCCCGGTTAAACCCACGATTATCGTTCATGGACTAGTTGACGTAAATAAAGGCGATACCTGTGTTGAGTGCTTAACCGGTAAGGTTTATAAAACCGAGCCAGGTAGCTTGCTACGTATCACCGGACAAAGTCCTTTCAAACCTGAGCAGCATGTCATGGAGCGTCTTCGTTGTAATACCTGCGGTGCTTATTTTACCGCACCACTGCCGGACGATGTCTTAACCGATGGCTTAAGTACTCAAAAATATGGTTATTCAGCACGTTCTTTAATGGCGATTTATAAATACTTTGCTGGACTGCCTTTTTATCGTCAAAGCAGTATTCAAAAATTACTGGGGGTAAAAATCACCGCGTCAACGGTTTTTGACCAAGTAGAGCTTGTTTGTAATGCTATTTATCCCGTGTACCAATTGCTCTTCAATTTAGCGGCTGATGGTAAACACTACTATTTAGATGACACAACTAACCGTATTCTTGATGCGAAATCGGTGATAAAGAAAGCACGCAACAGTGAGAAAGTCATCACACGTACGGGCGTTTATACCTCAGGTGTTATCGCAACGCTGGCTGATAACCGTCATATTGTTTTATTTGAGACTAACATCGGGCACGCGGGAGAATTCATTGACAGTATTTTGCACAAGCGCAGTCAATCATGCGCCAAACCACTCATCATGAGTGATGCGCTAGCGAGCAATCGGCCGACGGTACGTGAGGCGATAACGTCACTGTGTAATAGCCACGCAAGACGACAATTTGTAGATGTTATCAATCACTTTCCAATTGAGGTCGAGCATGTCCTCAAACGCTATGGTGAAATATGGGTCAATGATGACTATACGAAAGAAGAAAAGTTAACCCCGAGCGCAAGACTGGCCTATCATCAAACGCATTCAGCGCCCATCATGGAAGCCATAAAATTGTGGGGAGAAACGCATTTAGCCAATGAAACCGTTGAAGAAAACAGTGGCCTAGGCAAAGCTATTCGCTACTTTATCAAACATTATGTCGGACTGAGTTACTTTTGCAGCACTGAAGGAGTAAAAATCGACAATAATCGTATTGAAGCGATGCTCAAAATTGTGGTGAGAGACAGAAAAAACGCGATGTTCCACAAAACCTTACTGGGGGCAACGATTGGGGATGTCATTACCTCGGTCATCGCGACGGCAAGTGAGGCGGGTATTAATGTCTTTGACTACTTCACCACCTTACAACGAGAAAAAGAGCAGGTAAAAAAGACCCCTGAAGATTATTTACCCTGGAATTATCTCGCTAAAAATTCAATCACCTAA
- a CDS encoding glycine cleavage system protein R produces MSQYLVLTAMGSDRTGCVSELTKLASECGCNILDSRMAIFGQEFTFIMLLHGDNRAINKIETRLPMVAHALDLITMMKRTSGHKTYDLVEHYQADYTGTDQPGLLKAMTAFFATRKIDISSLKSEINPQTSIISASISIALTQKISINDIENDFLRLCEQFGVQGCIKETTHGLV; encoded by the coding sequence ATGTCTCAATATTTAGTGTTAACCGCTATGGGTTCTGATAGAACAGGTTGTGTTAGCGAACTAACTAAATTAGCAAGTGAATGCGGTTGTAATATTCTAGATAGCAGGATGGCTATTTTTGGACAAGAATTCACGTTCATAATGCTTTTGCATGGCGATAATCGTGCTATAAACAAGATTGAAACACGGCTTCCTATGGTTGCCCACGCACTTGATTTAATTACGATGATGAAACGTACTTCTGGCCATAAAACTTATGATCTTGTTGAGCATTATCAAGCAGACTACACTGGTACTGACCAACCTGGTCTACTCAAAGCAATGACTGCCTTTTTTGCCACGCGAAAAATTGATATTTCCTCATTGAAATCTGAAATAAACCCCCAAACTAGCATCATAAGTGCAAGTATCTCCATTGCATTAACGCAAAAAATAAGCATTAATGATATTGAAAATGACTTTTTACGACTTTGTGAGCAATTTGGCGTACAGGGTTGTATCAAAGAAACTACTCATGGGCTTGTATAG
- the bamC gene encoding outer membrane protein assembly factor BamC, with protein sequence MNRQLFYFSVISLTLSACSSVDSKRAQGDFDYAKKQESKEFVVPENLDQPTKKQQFVITSKINTQGPIGENMDIRAPSLVLPVADSSRTIPESADPIIWFDKVLEDENLLTVVKNALISQLTSDGVSYNIVSSPEKDQGLEGTTEVIESQWFHQEVETGWLFKEIELSKSMRFRYELFLKPHGRSLSLKVSLIDYMKTDTSGGTKVIDAIDKQRVEMAMLNEVVGQVDYNYRLQQRESRLVRANQKLVTISENQTAENAFAVEMSLDNLWDNMPIFFEKHGFTITDLNENDKIYYVDFVKPSMSIWDSIWGDDRPVIEISDAKYQFVLSPIEDDNLRTSVTIYDSNGEPLPLSVLELIFPVMEKGLSFRNIY encoded by the coding sequence ATGAATCGCCAATTGTTTTATTTTTCTGTTATCAGCTTAACATTATCAGCATGTAGTAGTGTTGATAGTAAGCGGGCACAGGGAGATTTTGATTATGCAAAAAAACAAGAGTCTAAAGAATTTGTTGTCCCTGAAAATTTGGATCAACCAACAAAAAAACAGCAATTTGTTATTACGAGTAAAATAAATACTCAAGGTCCTATCGGTGAAAACATGGATATCAGAGCGCCGTCTTTGGTATTACCAGTAGCCGACTCTTCTCGAACTATTCCTGAATCAGCTGATCCTATTATTTGGTTTGATAAGGTACTTGAAGATGAAAATTTACTTACTGTTGTTAAAAACGCCCTTATTTCGCAGCTAACTTCAGACGGTGTTAGCTATAATATTGTGAGCTCTCCTGAAAAAGATCAGGGGTTAGAGGGTACGACAGAAGTAATTGAATCCCAATGGTTCCATCAAGAAGTAGAAACAGGTTGGTTGTTCAAAGAAATTGAACTATCTAAAAGTATGCGCTTTCGTTATGAGTTATTTCTTAAACCACATGGCCGCAGTCTATCTTTAAAAGTATCTTTAATCGATTATATGAAAACTGATACGAGTGGCGGTACTAAGGTTATTGATGCTATTGATAAGCAACGTGTAGAAATGGCGATGTTAAATGAAGTTGTTGGGCAAGTTGATTATAATTATCGTTTGCAGCAGCGAGAAAGTCGTTTAGTACGTGCTAATCAAAAACTAGTAACGATTAGTGAAAATCAAACCGCAGAAAATGCCTTTGCTGTTGAAATGAGTTTAGATAATTTATGGGATAATATGCCTATATTTTTCGAGAAACATGGGTTTACAATCACTGACTTAAATGAAAACGACAAAATTTATTATGTAGATTTTGTAAAACCAAGTATGAGTATTTGGGATAGCATTTGGGGTGATGATCGACCTGTTATTGAAATAAGCGATGCTAAGTATCAATTTGTACTTTCGCCTATAGAAGATGACAACCTAAGAACGTCAGTAACTATTTATGACTCTAACGGTGAACCTTTACCGTTATCGGTATTAGAGCTGATTTTTCCAGTGATGGAAAAGGGGTTATCTTTTAGAAACATTTATTAA
- the tnpB gene encoding IS66 family insertion sequence element accessory protein TnpB (TnpB, as the term is used for proteins encoded by IS66 family insertion elements, is considered an accessory protein, since TnpC, encoded by a neighboring gene, is a DDE family transposase.), producing MIHLTADTHILIAIEPADFRQGIDGLAATCRYKLSVNPRSGTVFVFINRNKTMVRALSYDGTGFWLMTKRLSKGKFQNWPSSNKSIEQIIAKKLRKLLCDNDPLWEKTDPLY from the coding sequence ATGATCCATTTAACCGCTGACACCCACATATTAATCGCGATTGAACCCGCTGATTTTCGCCAGGGCATTGATGGTTTAGCCGCAACATGCCGTTATAAATTATCGGTCAACCCACGTTCGGGTACTGTGTTTGTCTTTATTAATCGCAATAAAACCATGGTGCGCGCATTATCGTATGATGGTACTGGCTTTTGGCTCATGACCAAGCGTTTATCTAAAGGAAAGTTTCAAAATTGGCCGTCATCAAACAAAAGTATTGAACAGATCATCGCGAAAAAACTGCGAAAACTATTGTGTGACAACGATCCATTATGGGAAAAAACGGATCCTCTTTACTGA
- a CDS encoding delta-class carbonic anhydrase, giving the protein MKKNILTLTLLTMTASLSLSATASDDAVSDEIIAAQRAALETNTDGKGFGPQSPRDIDLVAGENLIAFDTAPLPEEMNLCNIHFHENAEHKGGEFTEYAGNGDGHGYNSGYKYTGTLTEAELSATTEDICPNSHGYLKPGSTIEVHYVHSTAQVDPGPTLGACLSDSISNPQLRVETQVYVLVNDENALDFANLTAHDKAAGKNQVLNIPSDTGTSIQYSGSTTGPGYNEDGSPLQVSWSVRPQVAKVNIESVGDWCKGNVYEEDHAHGVRNLVQNQKLLSTIK; this is encoded by the coding sequence ATGAAAAAAAATATTTTAACATTAACGTTACTAACAATGACCGCTTCACTTTCGCTATCAGCTACAGCATCAGATGATGCAGTTTCAGATGAAATTATCGCAGCTCAAAGAGCAGCATTAGAAACAAATACAGATGGAAAAGGCTTCGGTCCTCAATCTCCCCGTGATATTGATCTTGTTGCAGGTGAAAACCTAATTGCATTTGATACTGCGCCTTTACCAGAAGAAATGAATCTTTGTAATATTCACTTTCATGAAAATGCCGAACACAAAGGTGGTGAATTCACTGAATATGCAGGCAATGGTGATGGACATGGTTATAACAGTGGTTACAAATATACTGGAACACTCACTGAAGCGGAACTTTCTGCCACAACTGAAGATATTTGTCCTAATTCACACGGTTATTTAAAGCCGGGTTCGACAATAGAGGTTCACTATGTACACTCTACTGCACAAGTAGATCCAGGTCCTACTTTAGGTGCATGTTTAAGTGATTCAATTAGTAACCCACAATTACGAGTAGAAACACAAGTTTATGTGCTCGTGAATGACGAAAACGCGCTTGATTTTGCTAATTTAACTGCACACGATAAAGCTGCTGGCAAAAATCAAGTATTAAATATTCCTTCTGATACAGGTACCTCAATTCAATATAGCGGCTCAACAACAGGCCCTGGATACAATGAAGACGGTTCTCCTCTCCAAGTAAGTTGGAGTGTAAGGCCTCAAGTTGCCAAAGTTAATATAGAAAGTGTTGGTGATTGGTGTAAAGGGAACGTTTATGAAGAAGATCACGCACACGGTGTAAGAAATCTTGTTCAAAATCAAAAATTACTTTCAACAATTAAATAA
- a CDS encoding delta-class carbonic anhydrase, protein MKTKSTIALIIISVLGLNACGSDNNSVPIIPEVPEVPEDGHDTAVSDEIILAQRTALETNTDGKGFSPQSPRDIDDLYGESSIVFTAELPTEEMNLCNIHFHKNAEHKGGEFTEYAGNGDGHGSGYKYSGSALSEAELTATAEEIGASDHGSLHPGDTIEVHYVHSTAQVEPGPTLGACLSDSITNQQLRVEAQVYVLVNDENALDFMNLTAHDKATGKNQALNIPTNTGTPITYTGSTTGPDYNETGSPFQVSWSVRPLVAKVNIESVGTWLAGNVFEEDHAHGVRNLVQNPKLLSTIE, encoded by the coding sequence ATGAAAACAAAATCAACTATCGCACTTATCATTATAAGTGTACTTGGATTAAACGCTTGTGGCTCTGATAATAACTCAGTTCCGATTATTCCAGAAGTTCCAGAAGTTCCAGAAGATGGTCATGATACTGCTGTTTCAGATGAAATCATTTTAGCTCAGAGAACTGCATTAGAAACAAATACAGATGGGAAAGGCTTTAGCCCTCAATCTCCTCGCGATATTGACGATCTTTACGGCGAAAGCTCTATTGTATTTACTGCGGAACTTCCTACAGAAGAAATGAATCTTTGTAATATTCATTTCCATAAAAATGCTGAACATAAAGGTGGTGAGTTCACCGAATATGCTGGTAATGGTGATGGACATGGCAGCGGTTACAAGTATTCAGGATCGGCACTATCTGAAGCTGAACTTACAGCAACAGCTGAAGAAATAGGCGCAAGTGATCACGGGAGCTTACATCCTGGTGATACCATCGAAGTGCATTATGTACATTCTACAGCACAAGTTGAGCCAGGTCCGACTTTAGGTGCGTGTTTAAGTGATTCAATCACAAATCAACAACTACGAGTAGAAGCACAAGTTTATGTACTTGTGAATGACGAGAACGCACTTGATTTTATGAACTTAACAGCTCATGACAAAGCCACAGGTAAAAACCAAGCATTAAATATCCCAACTAATACTGGAACACCAATTACCTATACAGGTTCAACAACAGGACCAGATTACAATGAAACAGGTTCACCTTTTCAAGTTAGTTGGAGTGTAAGACCACTGGTTGCTAAAGTGAATATTGAAAGTGTTGGTACATGGTTAGCAGGTAATGTCTTTGAAGAAGATCATGCACACGGTGTAAGAAACTTAGTTCAAAATCCTAAATTACTTTCAACAATAGAATAG